TGGGATCAGTTCGGCGCCGGCGCGCAGCCCCTCGGGCGTGAACGCAACCTCGTCCTCGGAGCAGCCCCACTTCCTGGCGGCGAATTCAACGAGTCGCGCCTTGATCGTGTTGGCCGCGTTCAGCGCCGCCATGCCGTTCAGGTCTGTCCCCGACGAAGCGGCGGTGGCCGAGGTGTTGGGCACCTTGTCGGTGACGGTCGAGGTCACCTTCACGCGGTCGATGTCCACCTTGAACGCCTCGGCGACGATCTGGGCGACCTTGACGAACAGGCCCTGCCCCATCTCGGTCCCGCCGTGGTTCAGCAGGATCGAGCCGTCGGCATAGAGGTGGATCAACGCCCCGGCCTGGTTCAGGTGGGTGGTGGTGAACGAGATGCCGAACTTCACCGGCGTCAGGGCCAGGCCCTTCTTCAGAACCGGGCTGCGAGCGTTGTAGGCGTCGATCTGGCGCTGACGGGCCTCGTAGTCGCAGGACGCGGCCAGTTCCGCGAGAAGTTGCGGTGCGACATTGTCCTCGACCACCTGGTGATAAGGCGTGAGGTTCCGGCCTTCGCCGCCATAGAGGTTGCGACGGCGCACCTCCAGCGGGTCCAGCCCCGTGGCCTGGGCGACGGCGTCCATCACCCGCTCAATCGCCGCCATGCCTTGCGGGCCGCCGAAACCCCGGAACGCGGTGTTCGACACGGTGTGGGTCTTGAACCGGTGCGAGACAATTTCGACGGCCGGCAGGAAGTAGCAGTTGTCGGCGTGGAACATCGCCCGGTCGTTGATGGCCATCGACAGGTCGGTGGTCGAGCCGCAGCGCGACGCCAGCTCCAATGCCAGACCCGTCAGCCGGCCGTCGTCGTCGAACCCGACGTCGTAGGCGATCTCGAAGTCATGCCGCTTGCCGGTCATAACCATGTCCTCGTCGCGGTCGGGGCGGGCCTTGGCGGCGCGGCCGGTCTTGACCGCGACCAGCGCGGCCGCGGCGGCGAACAACGAGGCCTGCGTCTCCTTGCCCCCAAATCCTCCGCCCATCCGGCGCACCTCGACGGTCACCGCGTGGCTGGGCACGGCCAGCACGTGGGCGACCAGATGCTGCACCTCGCTGGGATGCTGGGTCGACGACCAGACGTGGACGTCGCCACCCTCGCGTGGCGTGGCCAGGGCGACCTGCCCCTCGAGATAGAAATGATCCTGGCCGCCGATGGCCATGGTCCCTTGCAGGCGCCGAGGCGAGGCGACCAACGCCGCGGCCGCGTCGCCGCGCGCCATGCGCTGAGACGCCTCGATCTTCAGGTCGGCTTCGCGGGCTTCCCCGATGGTGATCGCGGCCGGCAGGTCTTCGTACTCGACGACGGCCTTGGCGGCGGCGGCGCGGGCGGCGGCGATCGAGGTGGCGGCCACGGCGAACAGGCTCTGGCCCACGCAGACCACCTCGCCCTCGGCGAACAGCTTGTCGTCGTGGATCACCGGGCTGACGTCGTTCTCGCCGGGGATGTCCTCGGCGGTCAGCACGATCACCACGCCGGGCGAGGCGCGCACGGCCGACAGGTCCATCGACACGATCCGCGCGTGGGCCTTCGTGCTCATGCCCAGGTGGACATGGAGCATGCCGGCCGGCTCGGGGATGTCGTCGACATAGATCGCCGCGCCCGACACGTGACGCCAGGCGCTGTCGTGCGGCAACGAGGCGTGGACGCCCTGGAAGACGACCGGCTCGACCAGGCCGGCGCCGGAGTCAGCCATGGGCGGCCCCCAATGGCCATGTCTCGACGCGGGTCTCCAGGTCGGGTCGCGCGGACTCGATAAACACCTTGCGCAGCATGTTGCCGGCCGTCAGGGCGCGATAGGCGGCCGAGGCGCGGGCGTCGCTCAAGGGCGCGAAGTCGTCGGCCAAGGCCTCGACGGCGGCGTGGATCGTCGTGCGGTTCCAGAGCTGACCAACCAGGGCGGCCTCGCAGGCGACGGCCCGCTTGGGCGTCCCGGCCATGCCGCCGTAGGCGATGCGGGCGCCGGTCACGACCTCGTCCACGATCCGGATGTTGAACGCCCCGCACACCGCCGAGATGTCCTGGTCGAAACGCTTGGACAGC
The window above is part of the Caulobacter soli genome. Proteins encoded here:
- the xdhB gene encoding xanthine dehydrogenase molybdopterin binding subunit codes for the protein MADSGAGLVEPVVFQGVHASLPHDSAWRHVSGAAIYVDDIPEPAGMLHVHLGMSTKAHARIVSMDLSAVRASPGVVIVLTAEDIPGENDVSPVIHDDKLFAEGEVVCVGQSLFAVAATSIAAARAAAAKAVVEYEDLPAAITIGEAREADLKIEASQRMARGDAAAALVASPRRLQGTMAIGGQDHFYLEGQVALATPREGGDVHVWSSTQHPSEVQHLVAHVLAVPSHAVTVEVRRMGGGFGGKETQASLFAAAAALVAVKTGRAAKARPDRDEDMVMTGKRHDFEIAYDVGFDDDGRLTGLALELASRCGSTTDLSMAINDRAMFHADNCYFLPAVEIVSHRFKTHTVSNTAFRGFGGPQGMAAIERVMDAVAQATGLDPLEVRRRNLYGGEGRNLTPYHQVVEDNVAPQLLAELAASCDYEARQRQIDAYNARSPVLKKGLALTPVKFGISFTTTHLNQAGALIHLYADGSILLNHGGTEMGQGLFVKVAQIVAEAFKVDIDRVKVTSTVTDKVPNTSATAASSGTDLNGMAALNAANTIKARLVEFAARKWGCSEDEVAFTPEGLRAGAELIPFATLCRQAHLARVSLSSTGFYATPKIHYDRATHTGRPFYYFAYGAACSEVLIDTLTGEMKVTRADILHDAGRSLNPAIDLGQIEGGFIQGMGWLTTEELVFSADGRLLTHAPSTYKIPTCGDRPAVLNVALWEAGRNVEETVHRSKAVGEPPLMLALSVLSAVNRAVASVVDHKVFPDLDAPATPERILMAVEDVKRRAAS